In one Kitasatospora cineracea genomic region, the following are encoded:
- a CDS encoding MFS transporter, with amino-acid sequence MLPPLLHHSGFRRFFTGRAISLLGSSMAPVALAFAVLDAAHGRAADLGTVLAVRMLPLLALLLLGGAVADRLPRRTVLLTTHLGAGLSQGAAAALLLTGHYALGPFAALEFLNGALTAFTSPALRGVLPELVPNDRLRPANALLGMAANGSKLFGPPLAGLLVAGVGPGWAVALDALSYLPAAYLLARLPAGPARSRPTALRTDLREGWTVLRRTRWVWWTTWSFCATNLLLVGPWQILGPQLAGPALWGTLLAARGAGLLLADTAAYRLAPRRLLATGQLAGLLLPLPLLALGLRAPVPWLFAAALASGLGLALSATAWNTSVQEHLPHDVLSRVSANADTLSYLAIPLGQLACAPLTTRLGAPALAATAALAQAALTLLPLLSPAVRHLPHRPATPAPAPAPA; translated from the coding sequence GTGCTTCCACCACTCCTTCACCACTCCGGCTTCCGCCGCTTCTTCACCGGCCGGGCGATCTCCCTGCTCGGCAGCTCGATGGCCCCCGTCGCGCTCGCCTTCGCCGTCCTCGACGCCGCCCACGGCCGGGCCGCCGACCTGGGCACCGTCCTCGCCGTCCGGATGCTCCCGCTGCTCGCCCTGCTGCTGCTCGGCGGCGCGGTCGCCGACCGGCTGCCCCGGCGCACCGTCCTGCTCACCACCCACCTCGGCGCGGGCCTCAGCCAGGGCGCCGCCGCCGCCCTGCTGCTCACCGGCCACTACGCGCTCGGCCCGTTCGCCGCCCTGGAGTTCCTCAACGGGGCACTCACCGCGTTCACCTCGCCCGCCCTGCGCGGCGTGCTCCCCGAACTCGTCCCGAACGACCGGCTCCGGCCCGCCAACGCCCTGCTGGGCATGGCCGCGAACGGCAGCAAGCTGTTCGGCCCGCCACTGGCCGGCCTGCTGGTGGCCGGCGTCGGCCCCGGCTGGGCGGTCGCCCTCGACGCCCTCAGCTACCTGCCCGCCGCGTACCTGCTCGCCCGGCTGCCCGCCGGACCGGCCCGCAGCCGCCCGACCGCCCTCCGCACCGACCTGCGCGAAGGCTGGACGGTGCTCCGCCGCACCCGCTGGGTCTGGTGGACCACCTGGTCGTTCTGCGCCACCAACCTGCTGCTGGTCGGCCCCTGGCAGATCCTCGGCCCGCAACTGGCCGGCCCCGCCCTCTGGGGCACCCTGCTCGCCGCCCGCGGCGCCGGACTGCTGCTCGCCGACACCGCCGCCTACCGGCTGGCCCCCCGCCGCCTGCTCGCCACCGGCCAGCTCGCCGGCCTGCTCCTGCCGCTCCCGCTGCTCGCCCTCGGCCTGCGCGCCCCCGTGCCCTGGCTGTTCGCCGCCGCCCTCGCCTCCGGCCTGGGCCTCGCCCTCTCCGCCACCGCCTGGAACACCTCCGTCCAGGAACACCTCCCGCACGACGTCCTCTCCCGGGTCTCCGCCAACGCCGACACCCTCTCCTACCTCGCCATCCCCCTCGGCCAGTTGGCCTGCGCCCCGCTCACCACCCGCCTCGGCGCCCCCGCCCTCGCCGCCACCGCCGCCCTCGCCCAGGCCGCCCTCACCCTGCTCCCCCTGCTCTCCCCCGCCGTCCGCCACCTCCCGCACCGGCCCGCGACCCCGGCCCCCGCCCCGGCCCCGGCCTGA
- a CDS encoding aminoglycoside phosphotransferase family protein gives MYSTASTGTRSSSPNGVDAAAARPSRSPLRPPTAGAGRPAPRGAELRDPRGRTTLVTRPVADQAGRLGRPAGGRAPEAFVDRVDPAALQTPAVRAVLANVARICPAFLPRQVLREGGRHILIAGTIGRAPVVAKCLAPAALRGERAEQLIERFHHEVAVYRAFVRHRPPVRLPRLVAADHDRCVLVLERVPGRPAARERHPVNAPTPGEVRAVLGAVRTLNLWRPPTDVFGKPMDYQTEIARYHSLGLLTDRDAGDLRGLLHGLSSMPWQLNHGDALLGNILLAPSGPVLLDWEQAGWYLPGYDLAVLWSVLSGDTAARRQISQLAQSGGTLARDAFLVNLVLVLMRELRLHDVPGAGEEQRIMIRRLYDDSALARRAVRAAVGTR, from the coding sequence ATGTACTCCACAGCCAGCACCGGTACCCGCTCGTCGTCCCCGAACGGGGTGGACGCCGCGGCCGCACGCCCGTCACGCTCCCCCCTGCGCCCCCCGACCGCCGGTGCGGGCCGGCCCGCGCCGCGCGGCGCGGAGCTGCGCGACCCGCGCGGGCGCACCACCCTGGTGACCCGTCCGGTGGCGGACCAGGCCGGTCGGCTGGGCCGGCCGGCCGGGGGCCGGGCCCCGGAGGCGTTCGTGGACCGGGTGGACCCGGCCGCGCTGCAGACCCCGGCGGTGCGGGCGGTGCTCGCCAACGTCGCGCGGATATGTCCGGCGTTCCTGCCGCGCCAGGTGCTGCGGGAGGGCGGTCGGCACATCCTGATCGCGGGCACCATCGGCCGGGCCCCGGTGGTGGCGAAGTGCCTGGCGCCGGCGGCGCTGCGCGGGGAGCGGGCGGAGCAGCTGATCGAGCGCTTCCACCACGAGGTGGCGGTGTACCGGGCGTTCGTCCGGCACCGTCCGCCGGTGCGGCTGCCGCGGCTGGTGGCGGCCGACCACGACCGCTGCGTGCTGGTGCTGGAGCGGGTGCCGGGCCGGCCGGCGGCCCGCGAGCGGCACCCGGTGAACGCGCCGACGCCGGGCGAGGTGCGCGCGGTGCTGGGCGCGGTGCGCACGCTGAACCTGTGGCGGCCGCCGACCGACGTGTTCGGCAAGCCGATGGACTACCAGACCGAGATCGCCCGGTACCACTCGCTGGGCCTGCTGACCGACCGGGACGCGGGCGACCTGCGCGGCCTGCTGCACGGCCTGTCCTCGATGCCGTGGCAGCTGAACCACGGCGACGCGCTGCTCGGCAACATCCTGCTGGCCCCGTCCGGCCCGGTCCTGCTGGACTGGGAGCAGGCCGGCTGGTACCTGCCGGGCTACGACCTGGCGGTGCTGTGGAGCGTGCTGTCGGGCGACACCGCGGCCCGCCGCCAGATCAGCCAACTCGCCCAGTCCGGCGGCACGCTGGCCCGGGACGCGTTCCTGGTGAACCTGGTGCTGGTGCTGATGCGCGAACTGCGGCTGCACGACGTCCCGGGTGCGGGCGAGGAGCAGCGGATCATGATCCGCCGGCTGTACGACGACTCGGCGCTGGCCCGCCGCGCGGTCCGCGCGGCGGTCGGCACCCGCTAG
- a CDS encoding HEAT repeat domain-containing protein, with translation MFEPVIAPSASLLGLLQRGRGDGQLHALAADRDEAIAAVETCVTNDPRADWQVENRSLYYARLYMELEAPLTGIELHLHSPEDSLDTDEARTGLALAVLGHLAGYGRRDALDLLRAYTTTGTNWAWALDELALRDTDEALLALAPAVLDRFPADPEGDADLRETIRAAYEPRVWRLWAPHHPRVAAATEQSPFDLWQRQLNRPGVTPGWSTADVLAWADQGEGTAPDALARRAAAAARCLTAVVRPEDVPLLHDAAAHGPAGARCAALRHLVEQRDPAAAGFIETAAADLDHRVVRASLELLGRMRGPEALAHARRWADPATGGADSALAQAAVRLLADAGEPCDAPLVVAALHQWISLNGVAGAALGSLVDGVGRLHAAAAVPALRHVYGEAASSELRGRAAQALAVTDPNFGAGPAVECLWDCEESTRELAATHVTTTGDVRVLERLRRLAADPAEEAEVHAAVRGRLTARDR, from the coding sequence ATGTTCGAGCCAGTGATAGCGCCCAGCGCCAGCCTCCTCGGCCTCCTCCAGAGAGGCCGCGGAGACGGGCAGCTGCATGCGTTGGCCGCAGACCGCGACGAGGCGATCGCCGCCGTCGAGACCTGCGTCACCAACGACCCCCGCGCCGACTGGCAGGTCGAGAACCGCTCCTTGTACTACGCCCGCCTCTACATGGAGCTCGAAGCCCCCCTCACCGGCATCGAGCTCCACCTGCACTCGCCCGAGGACAGCCTCGACACCGACGAGGCCCGCACCGGCCTCGCCCTCGCCGTCCTGGGCCACCTCGCCGGCTACGGCCGCCGCGACGCCCTCGACCTGCTGCGCGCCTACACCACCACCGGAACCAACTGGGCCTGGGCCCTCGACGAACTCGCCCTGCGCGACACCGACGAGGCCCTGCTCGCCCTCGCCCCCGCCGTCCTCGACCGCTTCCCGGCCGACCCGGAGGGCGACGCCGACCTGCGCGAGACCATCCGCGCCGCCTACGAGCCGCGGGTGTGGCGGCTGTGGGCCCCGCACCACCCCAGGGTGGCCGCCGCCACCGAGCAGTCACCGTTCGACCTGTGGCAACGGCAGCTCAACCGCCCCGGCGTCACCCCCGGCTGGTCCACCGCCGACGTGCTCGCCTGGGCCGACCAGGGCGAGGGCACCGCGCCCGACGCCCTCGCCCGCCGCGCCGCCGCGGCCGCCCGCTGCCTCACCGCCGTGGTCCGCCCCGAGGACGTGCCGCTGCTGCACGACGCCGCCGCGCACGGCCCGGCCGGCGCCCGCTGCGCCGCGCTGCGCCACCTCGTCGAACAGCGCGACCCGGCCGCCGCCGGATTCATCGAGACCGCCGCGGCGGACCTGGACCACCGGGTGGTCCGCGCCTCGCTGGAACTGCTCGGCCGGATGCGAGGTCCCGAGGCGCTCGCGCACGCCCGCCGCTGGGCCGACCCGGCGACCGGCGGCGCGGACAGCGCCCTCGCCCAGGCCGCCGTCCGCCTGCTCGCGGACGCCGGCGAACCCTGCGACGCCCCGTTGGTCGTCGCCGCCCTGCACCAGTGGATCTCACTGAACGGCGTGGCCGGCGCCGCCCTCGGCAGCCTGGTCGACGGCGTCGGCCGGCTGCACGCCGCCGCCGCCGTCCCCGCCCTGCGGCACGTCTACGGCGAGGCCGCCTCCTCCGAGCTGCGCGGCCGGGCCGCCCAGGCGCTCGCCGTCACCGACCCCAACTTCGGGGCCGGCCCCGCCGTCGAGTGCCTGTGGGACTGCGAGGAGTCCACCCGCGAGCTCGCCGCCACCCACGTCACCACCACCGGCGACGTCCGGGTCCTCGAACGCCTGCGCCGGCTCGCCGCCGACCCGGCCGAGGAGGCCGAGGTGCACGCGGCGGTCCGCGGCCGGCTGACGGCCCGCGACCGGTAG
- a CDS encoding DUF1775 domain-containing protein: protein MRRRLRHRSAAPLLALGLVLGAAGTAAAHVEVESPTAQALAVDAEVAFSAEGESSTAGITDVKVVLPAGLTPADLTLAKAPAGWTLAPTADGFTVAGPALAPGTAADWTVRVRQLPDAASLVFKTLVDYSDGHTDRWIELPQGDTKPQHPAPVLALAPAAPGAIALPTSDVTLFAYTSSPPASPSASASAPAVVAGGGEDGGSTTAVVLGSVAGVAVLAALVVLVLRRRRSAS, encoded by the coding sequence ATGCGCCGACGACTCCGCCACCGCTCCGCCGCGCCCCTCCTCGCGCTGGGCCTGGTGCTCGGCGCGGCCGGCACCGCCGCCGCGCACGTCGAGGTCGAGTCGCCGACCGCGCAGGCGCTCGCCGTCGACGCCGAGGTCGCCTTCTCCGCCGAGGGAGAGTCCTCCACCGCGGGCATCACCGACGTCAAGGTCGTGCTGCCCGCCGGGCTGACCCCCGCCGACCTCACCCTGGCCAAGGCCCCCGCCGGCTGGACGCTCGCCCCCACCGCCGACGGCTTCACCGTGGCCGGCCCCGCGCTGGCACCCGGCACGGCCGCCGACTGGACCGTCCGGGTCCGCCAACTCCCGGACGCCGCCTCGCTGGTGTTCAAGACCCTGGTCGACTACTCCGACGGCCACACCGACCGCTGGATCGAACTCCCGCAGGGCGACACCAAGCCGCAGCACCCCGCGCCGGTGCTCGCCCTCGCCCCGGCCGCCCCGGGCGCGATCGCGCTGCCGACCAGCGACGTGACGCTGTTCGCATACACCTCGTCCCCGCCTGCATCCCCGTCCGCGTCCGCGTCCGCTCCCGCGGTCGTCGCCGGGGGTGGCGAGGACGGCGGCAGCACCACCGCGGTGGTGCTCGGCAGCGTCGCGGGCGTCGCGGTCCTCGCCGCGCTGGTCGTGCTGGTGCTGCGCCGCCGCAGGTCGGCCTCCTAG